A genome region from Fusarium musae strain F31 chromosome 5, whole genome shotgun sequence includes the following:
- a CDS encoding hypothetical protein (EggNog:ENOG41), giving the protein MADTTDPPMNPSYRVPELQQHDPPIEPDHPAPPTNDDVATDDGYASSEHSAQSSSLASSVRDYQFENSRRYHKFKEGLYQFPNDLPEQEREDMKHTVAVHLLGGKLHNAPLDHPRKILDIGTGTGSWAIDMGDEYPSAEVIGIDLSPIQPPWVPPNVRFLVDDAEAPWLYSENSIDLVHLRNMSTAIKDWPALLGQIYRALKPGGWIELPEFRWVYGCDDGTLRPDFTPPQMVANIRAALSKSGIEMHAAEKNPDRLHDAGFVNIRHEIKKVPVGPWPKDANLKMIGLYNRSVIYDGLYAITIGPFTRALGWTPEEVEVFLVKVRKDLKDPSVHSYVHFHSLCAQKPFHP; this is encoded by the exons atggctgatacAACAGATCCCCCGATGAATCCCTCGTATCGAGTCCCCGAGCTACAGCAGCACGATCCTCCAATTGAACCCGATCACCCAGCTCCTCCAACAAACGACGATGTCGCAACAGATGATGGATACGCTTCATCCGAGCATTCCGCGCAGTCGTCATCTCTAGCTTCGAGTGTGCGCGATTATCAATTCGAGAACAGTCGACGATACCATAAATTCAAGGAGGGCTTGTACCAATTCCCAAACGATCTACCCGAACAAGAACGAGAGGACATGAAGCACACGGTTGCGGTGCATCTGCTTGGCGGCAAGTTGCACAATGCGCCGTTGGACCATCCTCGGAAGATCCTCGATATCGGAACAGGCACTGGAAGTTGGGCGATTGATA TGGGCGACGAATATCCCAGCGCCGAAGTCATTGGGATCGATCTGAGTCCCATTCAACCACCATGGGTTCCTCCCAACGTCCGATTCCTCGTCGACGACGCCGAAGCACCATGGCTATACTCCGAAAACTCAATAGACCTCGTCCATTTGCGCAACATGTCCACAGCAATCAAGGATTGGCCTGCGCTGCTGGGACAGATCTACCG CGCATTAAAGCCAGGAGGATGGATCGAGCTTCCAGAATTCCGATGGGTATACGGATGCGACGACGGAACACTACGTCCCGACTTTACACCACCGCAAATGGTAGCCAACATCCGAGCTGCCCTCTCCAAGTCAGGCATCGAGATGCATGCTGCCGAGAAGAACCCCGACAGACTGCACGACGCTGGATTCGTCAATATCCGCCacgagatcaagaaagtGCCGGTTGGTCCATGGCCTAAAGACGCAAACCTCAAGATGATTGGCCTCTATAATAGGAGCGTCATCTACGACGGTCTGTATGCGATCACCATCGGTCCCTTCACCCGAGCCTTGGGATGGACTCCCGAAGAGGTTGAAGTCTTTCTTGTCAAGGTCCGAAAGGACTTGAAGGATCCTTCGGTGCATTCTTATGTTCACTTCCATTCCTTATGTGCGCAGAAACCTTTCCACCCATAG